From the genome of Terriglobales bacterium, one region includes:
- a CDS encoding sigma-70 family RNA polymerase sigma factor, with the protein MPNERSLNRLEENALTAALVRRCIAGDATAWEDLVKQQNRRIYNICYRFTGSASDAEDLTQEVFIRLYRTMGSYAADRGSFNTWLATLTRNMLVDHFRRTRQERMTDSIDAAPAASEDAPTLAERIEDEAPSPQSRLASKETQKMVQQALQRVSPDLREAVILRDLQDMDYKEIAVALKVPEGTVKSRINRGRAELARLLSRINKQAV; encoded by the coding sequence GTGCCAAATGAAAGAAGCCTAAACCGGTTGGAAGAAAACGCGCTAACAGCTGCCCTGGTTCGACGATGCATAGCAGGCGATGCAACCGCTTGGGAAGACCTCGTCAAGCAGCAGAACCGGCGTATTTACAACATTTGCTACCGGTTTACGGGCTCGGCGAGCGACGCCGAAGACCTCACTCAGGAAGTCTTCATTCGGCTTTATCGAACAATGGGCAGCTATGCGGCGGATCGGGGATCCTTCAATACCTGGCTTGCGACCCTCACGCGCAATATGCTGGTCGACCATTTCCGCCGCACGCGGCAGGAGCGCATGACGGACTCCATAGACGCCGCTCCCGCGGCCAGTGAGGATGCTCCGACGCTAGCGGAGCGCATCGAAGACGAGGCTCCCTCGCCGCAATCCCGATTGGCCAGCAAAGAGACCCAAAAGATGGTGCAACAGGCCCTGCAGAGAGTCTCCCCAGACCTGCGGGAGGCAGTGATTCTGCGAGATTTACAGGACATGGACTACAAAGAAATTGCGGTCGCTCTAAAGGTTCCGGAGGGTACCGTAAAGTCCCGAATCAATCGCGGTCGGGCGGAACTGGCAAGACTTTTATCGCGTATTAATAAACAGGCGGTCTAG
- a CDS encoding B-box zinc finger protein has translation MTCAVHTDQPATSYCRTCGKALCQSCQRDVRGVIYCQDCLAARLEGTVPPAAANAPNAVYVAPASSASPGLAAVLGFIPGVGAFYNGQFAKGFVHVFVFAVLCHLANSADFLGLLVMAWLFYMVFDAYTTAKARQLGQPLPDHLGLNALLASFGLGTALGHPQPAHAGAPSTTSTTTPADVAQAQVANLAPLDPSTSSESTQPYAPDPGGPQGGFGPGGVPMGAIILIALGVLLLLENLGVLAFRWTAQFWPIILIVLGIWLAFRRMSMTQGRN, from the coding sequence ATGACTTGCGCAGTTCACACTGATCAACCTGCAACCTCCTATTGCCGCACCTGCGGAAAAGCGCTTTGCCAGAGTTGTCAGCGCGATGTCCGCGGCGTGATTTATTGCCAGGATTGTCTCGCAGCTCGGCTTGAAGGCACCGTTCCTCCGGCCGCGGCGAACGCTCCGAACGCGGTCTACGTGGCTCCGGCGAGTTCTGCCAGCCCGGGCCTTGCTGCCGTGCTTGGTTTCATCCCCGGCGTCGGCGCGTTCTATAACGGGCAGTTTGCCAAGGGCTTCGTGCACGTTTTTGTCTTCGCCGTGCTTTGCCATCTCGCTAATAGTGCAGACTTTCTCGGCTTACTGGTGATGGCCTGGCTCTTCTACATGGTCTTTGACGCGTACACCACGGCCAAGGCGCGGCAACTTGGCCAGCCATTACCCGACCATCTTGGACTCAACGCGCTGCTGGCCAGTTTCGGATTGGGAACAGCGCTTGGCCATCCTCAACCGGCTCATGCCGGCGCTCCATCGACAACAAGTACCACGACGCCAGCTGATGTTGCTCAGGCGCAGGTTGCGAACCTTGCGCCGCTCGATCCGAGCACTTCGTCCGAATCGACGCAACCTTACGCTCCCGATCCAGGCGGCCCGCAGGGTGGTTTTGGTCCTGGAGGTGTGCCGATGGGAGCGATCATCCTGATCGCTCTCGGTGTACTGCTGCTGCTCGAGAACCTCGGCGTGCTGGCGTTTCGCTGGACCGCACAGTTCTGGCCAATCATTCTGATCGTGTTGGGAATCTGGCTGGCGTTCCGCCGCATGAGCATGACGCAGGGAAGGAACTAG
- a CDS encoding DUF5668 domain-containing protein: protein MAIYDHDDYYVPNRACHCLRCSSRWLMGPAVLITVGVLFLLQQLHIFNFGSTFPVLLIVIGLVKIAQRSAPDTGHIPPPPYYPPGMQVPPVPPASPSNRPDSEVNRG from the coding sequence GTGGCGATCTACGATCACGACGATTACTACGTTCCCAACCGCGCCTGTCACTGTCTGCGCTGCTCTTCACGGTGGCTCATGGGACCAGCCGTGCTGATTACAGTCGGTGTGCTCTTTCTTCTGCAGCAACTACACATCTTCAACTTCGGCAGCACGTTTCCAGTACTGCTGATCGTGATTGGCTTAGTGAAGATTGCGCAGCGATCTGCGCCTGATACCGGGCATATTCCACCGCCTCCGTACTACCCACCGGGAATGCAGGTTCCACCCGTACCACCCGCATCTCCCAGTAACCGGCCTGACTCGGAGGTGAACCGTGGCTAG